The proteins below come from a single Psychrobacter sp. FDAARGOS_221 genomic window:
- the ilvN gene encoding acetolactate synthase small subunit gives MQQHLISVLMENEAGSLSRVVGLFSQRGYNIETLNVAPTEDETISRLTLTTNASAEKIEQITKHLHKLIEVVKVIDLTDNAHVERELMLIKVRATGSARSEVKRSADIFRAQIVDVTANLYTIQIVGDGEKLDGFIDVIGRERILEVVRSGVIGILRGDRTLSI, from the coding sequence ATGCAACAACATCTAATCTCTGTACTAATGGAAAACGAAGCTGGGTCGCTATCACGTGTTGTCGGTCTGTTCTCACAGCGTGGTTATAACATCGAAACCCTAAACGTTGCACCAACTGAAGACGAAACCATTTCACGTTTGACCTTAACCACTAATGCCAGTGCAGAAAAAATTGAACAAATTACTAAGCATTTGCACAAGCTGATTGAAGTGGTTAAAGTCATCGACTTAACAGACAATGCGCACGTTGAGCGTGAGTTGATGCTGATTAAAGTTCGAGCCACAGGCAGTGCTCGCTCTGAAGTGAAACGCAGCGCTGATATTTTCCGTGCTCAAATTGTTGATGTGACCGCCAACTTATACACCATCCAAATTGTTGGTGATGGTGAAAAGCTAGATGGTTTCATTGATGTTATTGGCCGTGAGCGTATTTTAGAAGTCGTGCGTTCAGGGGTGATCGGTATTTTACGTGGCGATCGCACGCTAAGTATTTAA
- the ilvC gene encoding ketol-acid reductoisomerase has protein sequence MNVYYDKDCDLSIIQGKKVAIIGYGSQGHAHALNLQDSGVDVTVGLRAGSGSWKKAENAGLKVSEVADAVQAADVVMILTPDEFQKALYEDVIEPNIKEGATLAFAHGFAIHYNQVVPRKDLDVIMVAPKAPGHTVRSEFTKGGGIPDLIAVYQDASGQAKQLALSYAAGVGGGRSGIIETTFKDETETDLFGEQAVLCGGAVELVKMGFETLTEAGYAPEMAYFECLHELKLIVDLMYEGGIADMNYSISNNAEYGEYVTGSEVINEQSREAMRNALKRIQSGEYAKMFIAEGAANYPSMTARRRNNADHEIEKTGAKLRAMMPWIGGNKIIDKEKN, from the coding sequence ATGAACGTTTATTATGATAAAGACTGTGACCTATCTATCATCCAAGGCAAAAAAGTTGCCATTATTGGTTATGGTTCACAAGGCCACGCTCACGCCCTAAACTTACAAGATTCTGGCGTTGATGTGACCGTTGGTCTTCGTGCTGGTTCAGGCTCATGGAAAAAAGCAGAAAATGCAGGCCTAAAAGTATCTGAAGTTGCTGATGCTGTACAAGCTGCTGACGTGGTGATGATCTTAACCCCAGATGAGTTCCAAAAAGCGTTATATGAAGACGTAATTGAGCCAAACATCAAAGAGGGCGCAACCCTTGCTTTCGCTCACGGCTTTGCTATCCATTACAACCAAGTTGTACCACGCAAAGACTTAGACGTTATCATGGTTGCACCAAAAGCACCGGGTCACACTGTACGTTCTGAGTTCACTAAAGGCGGCGGTATTCCAGATCTTATCGCTGTTTATCAAGACGCTTCTGGTCAAGCCAAGCAGTTGGCGCTATCTTACGCAGCAGGCGTAGGCGGTGGTCGTTCAGGTATCATCGAAACTACGTTCAAAGATGAGACGGAAACTGACTTATTCGGTGAGCAAGCGGTACTTTGCGGTGGCGCAGTTGAGCTTGTGAAAATGGGCTTTGAAACCCTAACTGAAGCTGGTTACGCTCCAGAAATGGCTTACTTTGAGTGCTTACATGAGCTTAAGCTTATCGTCGACTTAATGTATGAAGGCGGTATCGCTGATATGAACTACTCAATCAGTAACAACGCTGAGTACGGCGAATACGTAACCGGTTCTGAAGTAATCAACGAACAGTCACGTGAAGCAATGCGCAATGCTCTAAAACGCATTCAGTCTGGTGAATATGCGAAAATGTTCATCGCTGAAGGCGCGGCTAACTATCCGTCAATGACAGCGCGTCGTCGTAACAACGCTGATCATGAAATCGAAAAAACAGGTGCTAAGCTACGTGCGATGATGCCTTGGATTGGCGGTAACAAAATCATCGACAAAGAGAAGAACTAA
- a CDS encoding cold-shock protein has product MSERVQGTVKWFNEAKGFGFIAQDDGGQDVFAHYSAIQGSGFKTLAEGQKVTFVLGQGQKGPQAEQIESAE; this is encoded by the coding sequence ATGTCAGAACGTGTACAAGGTACTGTTAAGTGGTTCAACGAAGCGAAAGGTTTTGGTTTCATCGCACAAGACGATGGCGGTCAAGACGTATTTGCTCATTACAGTGCTATTCAAGGCAGCGGTTTCAAAACCCTTGCTGAAGGTCAAAAAGTTACTTTTGTACTAGGCCAAGGCCAAAAAGGCCCACAAGCTGAACAAATCGAATCAGCTGAATAA
- a CDS encoding electron transfer flavoprotein subunit beta/FixA family protein, translating into MKALVAVKRVIDYNVKVRVKADNSAVDLSNTKMSINPFCEIAVEEAVRLKEAGVVDEVIIASIGPKEAQEQIRAALALGADRGILVQTDDKPYPLQVAKILKGIAEQEGTDIVLLGKQAIDDDNNQTGQMLAALMGAGQGTFASEVKVEGDKVNVTREIDGGLQTVALTLPAIITTDLRLNEPRYAKLPNIMKAKKKPLDEKTPADFGVDMATKQEILKVTPPAERTAGVKVGSVDELIDKLKNEAKVI; encoded by the coding sequence ATGAAAGCATTAGTCGCTGTTAAACGTGTGATTGACTATAACGTAAAAGTACGCGTTAAAGCTGATAATTCTGCAGTTGATCTTAGCAATACTAAGATGTCAATCAACCCATTTTGTGAAATTGCTGTTGAAGAAGCAGTACGCTTAAAAGAAGCGGGCGTAGTTGATGAAGTTATCATCGCCTCAATCGGTCCAAAAGAAGCACAAGAGCAAATCCGTGCCGCTCTAGCACTAGGTGCTGACCGTGGTATCTTAGTACAAACTGACGACAAGCCTTATCCTCTACAAGTTGCTAAAATCCTTAAAGGCATTGCAGAGCAAGAAGGTACTGATATCGTACTACTTGGTAAACAAGCCATTGATGATGACAACAACCAAACTGGCCAAATGCTTGCTGCATTAATGGGCGCTGGTCAAGGTACATTCGCCTCTGAAGTAAAAGTTGAAGGCGACAAAGTAAATGTTACTCGTGAAATCGACGGCGGTCTGCAGACAGTTGCATTAACACTACCTGCTATCATCACTACTGACTTACGCTTAAACGAACCACGTTACGCGAAGCTGCCAAACATCATGAAAGCTAAGAAAAAGCCACTTGATGAAAAAACACCAGCAGACTTCGGTGTAGATATGGCCACTAAGCAAGAGATCTTGAAAGTAACGCCACCTGCTGAACGTACAGCGGGCGTTAAAGTTGGTTCAGTAGACGAACTAATCGACAAACTTAAAAATGAAGCAAAAGTTATCTAA
- a CDS encoding electron transfer flavoprotein subunit alpha/FixB family protein, translated as MAILVYAEHDNAELKKATLNTVTAASQMGGDVHILVAGSGCQPVAEQAAKVAGVSKVICVDDAAYEYQLAENVSLLVKDLAGDYSHIVVPATTNGKNFLPRVAALLDVSMISEISKVVDANTFERPIYAGNATATVKTTEDKVLVTVRATAFDPAAAEGGSATIEEKSDARDAGTSSFVGEELASSDRPELTSAEIVVSGGRALANGENFTKIIEPLADKLGAAIGASRAAVDAGYVPNDMQVGQTGKIVAPNLYIALGISGAIQHLAGMKDSKVIVAINNDPEAPIASVADYFLEADLFEAVPEMTSKL; from the coding sequence ATGGCAATTTTAGTATATGCAGAACATGACAATGCCGAATTAAAAAAGGCAACTTTAAACACAGTAACCGCTGCTTCACAAATGGGTGGCGATGTTCACATTCTAGTTGCAGGTTCAGGCTGCCAGCCAGTTGCTGAACAAGCAGCTAAAGTAGCGGGTGTTAGCAAAGTAATTTGTGTCGATGACGCCGCTTATGAATATCAACTAGCAGAGAACGTATCTCTATTGGTTAAAGATCTAGCTGGCGATTACAGCCACATCGTTGTACCAGCAACCACTAATGGTAAAAACTTCTTACCACGCGTTGCTGCTCTACTAGACGTGAGCATGATCTCTGAAATCTCTAAAGTAGTTGATGCCAATACATTTGAGCGTCCTATTTATGCAGGTAACGCGACTGCAACAGTTAAAACTACTGAAGATAAAGTACTGGTTACCGTACGTGCTACAGCGTTTGACCCAGCTGCCGCTGAAGGCGGTTCTGCAACTATCGAAGAGAAGAGCGATGCACGAGATGCAGGTACTTCAAGCTTCGTTGGTGAAGAACTGGCTTCTTCAGACCGTCCAGAGCTAACATCAGCTGAAATCGTTGTATCAGGTGGTCGTGCCCTTGCTAACGGTGAGAACTTCACTAAGATCATCGAACCCTTGGCAGACAAGCTAGGCGCTGCTATCGGTGCATCACGTGCAGCAGTTGATGCGGGCTACGTACCAAACGATATGCAGGTTGGTCAAACAGGTAAAATTGTTGCACCAAACCTATACATCGCTCTTGGTATCTCAGGCGCTATCCAGCATTTAGCGGGTATGAAGGACTCTAAAGTGATTGTTGCTATTAACAACGATCCAGAAGCGCCTATTGCTAGCGTTGCTGACTACTTCTTAGAAGCTGACTTATTTGAAGCTGTTCCAGAAATGACCAGCAAGCTGTAA